Part of the Nitrospira sp. genome is shown below.
CGGCCCGAGCATCGGCCATAGCCCGATCACGAGATTCAGCATCAATAGCCCAATTGCGATGGCCCATCTCCAACTCATATGCGTGCTCTTCATACGTGATCGCCTCCTCTTGCCTCGTGCCCCACGTCTCTCGTCCCTTCCCGCTTGCCCTCCGTCTGCCAGCGCCAGATAACATAGATCGCCGGAATCACCACCAGGGTCAGGAGCATCGCGGTGAAGATCCCGCCGACCATGGGGGCCGCGATCCGCTTCATCACGTCGGCTCCGGTCCCCGTGGCCCACATGACCGGCATCAGTCCGACAATGTTAGCGAGCGAGGTCATGATCACCGGTCGGATGCGTTCCAACGCCCCTTGCTGGACCGTTTCGAACAGATCAGAAAGGGTGCGGAGCGTGCCGGCCTTTTGTCGTCGAGCACAGGCTCCATCTAAATACGCCAGCATGATCGCGCTGGTCTCGGCTCCGACCCCGGCCAGTGCGATCAGCCCGACCCACACGGCGATACTCATGTTGTAGTCGAGCAGGCTGAGCGCCCAGACCCCTCCCACCATAGACAGCGGGACTCCGAGCATGACCATCAAGGTTTCGGCGACTGAGCGGAAGGTGAAGTAGTACAGCACGAAGATGATGGCGAGCGTGAGGGGAATGAAGATCGTGAGCCGCTCCCGCACCCGCTGCATGTATTCGTACTGGCCGGACCACATGATC
Proteins encoded:
- a CDS encoding efflux RND transporter permease subunit, which gives rise to IMWSGQYEYMQRVRERLTIFIPLTLAIIFVLYYFTFRSVAETLMVMLGVPLSMVGGVWALSLLDYNMSIAVWVGLIALAGVGAETSAIMLAYLDGACARRQKAGTLRTLSDLFETVQQGALERIRPVIMTSLANIVGLMPVMWATGTGADVMKRIAAPMVGGIFTAMLLTLVVIPAIYVIWRWQTEGKREGTRDVGHEARGGDHV